A genomic stretch from Penicillium digitatum chromosome 4, complete sequence includes:
- a CDS encoding Exo-beta-1,3-glucanase, putative yields the protein MLSPALVALAPLVTCASAQLLEIPTVDDILSSAMLPFDQYTSFGPATTKVASAAVSFGTKAAVIAESTGTTVAAADTGYWLADIAHQGVAAFNSNPSGYKVFRNVKDYGAKGDGVTDDTAAINAAISAGGRFGPASRQSSTTTPAIVYFPSGTYLISTSIIDYYFTQLIGNPNAMPVIKATAGFVGLGMIDGDQYQNDGNQGWTSTNVFFRQIRNLKLDLTSIPAGTAATGIHWPTGQASSIENVVITMSSASGTQHQGIFIENGSGGWMTDVVITGGLYGANIGNQQFTMRNLAISNAVTAISQIWNWGWTYQGLSLSDCTTAISISNGGAGAQLIGSVNILDSTIQNCPTFVDTAWQTSTLSTGSLILENVVLKNVPVAVKGVSGTVLAGSTGSTTIGAWGQGHKYTPNGPTNFQGSFTPPTRPSALLAGGSNRYFTKSKPQYEQSPVASFVSIRSAGAKGDGSTDDTATIQSALTSAASAGKIVFFDQGTYKVTSTLYVPPGSRVVGEAYSVIMAAGSVWSSITNPVPVVQIGKSGESGSVEWSDMIVSTSGSTPGAVLIEWNLAAISGSGMWDVHTRIGGFQGSNQQVAQCPTTAAVSAACQAAYMSMHITKVASGVYLENVWLWTADHDLESPTNTQISVYTGRGLLVEGKNVWLYGTGSEHHSLYQYQFSGASSIVGGFMQTETPYYQPNPNAANGPYPTNSNLHDPDYSNCLGGNCDALGLRILNSKNVNIYGAGLYSFFNNYSTTCSTFPLPENCQSMIFSIEGSTSGLVVYGLNTVGTSYMIVKDGTALATVGDNLATYAATIAYFTF from the exons GATTGCCGAATCCACCGGTACAACAGTGGCAGCGGCAGACACAGGATACTGGCTAGCAGACATCGCTCATCAAGGAGTCGCAGCCTTCAACTCGAACCCGTCTGGCTATAAAGTCTTTCGAAATGTGAAGGACTACGGAGCTAAAG GTGATGGTGTGACCGATGATACAGCCGCGATCAATGCGGCCATCAGCGCCGGTGGTCGGTTTGGCCCAGCAAGCCGACAATCCTCCACCACAACCCCCGCGATAGTTTACTTCCCCTCTGGGACGTACCTAATTTCAACGTCGATTATTGATTACTATTTCACCCAGTTGATTGGCAACCCGAATGCAATGCCCGTCATAAAGGCAACCGCAGGGTTTGTGGGACTCGGCATGATTGACGGGGACCAATACCAGAACGATGGAAACCAGGGCTGGACGTCGACGAATGTTTTCTTCAGACAAATTCGCAATTTGAAATTGGACTTGACTTCAATCCCTGCTGGTACTGCTGCGACTGGTATTCACTGGCCGACTGGCCAGGCTTCTAGCATCGAGAATGTTGTCATTACGATGAGTTCTGCTTCTGGAACGCAACACCAGGGTATCTTCATTGAGAACG GCTCTGGTGGCTGGATGACCGATGTGGTAATTACTGGTGGCCTCTATGGTGCCAATATTGGCAACCAGCAATTTACAATGCGGAACTTGGCCATTTCGAACGCAGTGACCGCAATTTCTCAGATCTGGAACTGGGGGTGGACTTACCAAGGTCTGTCATTGTCTGATTGCACAACCGCTATTTCGATCAGCAATGGTGGTGCCGGGGCCCAGCTCATTGGCTCGGTCAACATCCTTGACAGCACTATCCAAAACTGCCCTACCTTTGTCGATACCGCTTGGCAGACCTCGACGCTATCAACTGGCAGCCTCATTCTGGAAAACGTAGTTCTGAAAAATGTCCCGGTTGCAGTCAAAGGCGTCAGCGGTACTGTCCTTGCTGGCTCGACAGGTTCCACGACCATTGGTGCTTGGGGACAAGGCCACAAGTATACTCCAAATGGACCGACTAATTTCCAGGGCTCTTTCACTCCGCCGACACGCCCGAGCGCTTTGCTTGCTGGTGGGTCGAACAGGTATTTTACCAAGTCCAAGCCTCAGTATGAACAATCTCCAGTAGCTTCGTTTGTCAGTATTAGAAGTGCAGGCGCCAAGGGAGATGGTTCAACCGACGACACCGCAACCATTCAATCCGCATTGACATCTGCTGCGTCTGCGGGTAAAATTGTGTTCTTCGATCAAGGAACATACAAAGTCACCAGCACTCTTTACGTCCCACCGGGCTCTCGAGTTGTCGGTGAGGCGTATTCTGTCATCATGGCCGCTGGAAGTGTGTGGTCGAGTATTACAAATCCTGTGCCGGTGGTTCAAATTGGTAAATCTGGAGAATCTGGATCTGTTGAATGGTCTGACATGATTGTGAGCACCTCGGGCTCTACGCCGGGCGCTGTACTGATCGAATGGAACTTGGCGGCTATATCAGGCTCTGGGATGTGGGATGTTCATACTCGTATCGGAGGCTTCCAAGGATCTAACCAACAGGTTGCTCAGTGCCCAACGACTGCGGCTGTCTCTGCAGCCTGCCAGGCTGCTTACATGTCCATGCACATCACCAAAGTTGCCAGCGGTGTCTACTTGGAGAATGTTTGGCTCTGGACCGCCGATCATGACCTCGAAAGCCCGACAAATACCCAGATCTCGGTGTACACCGGTCGTGGTCTCTTGGTGGAAGGAAAGAATGTCTGGCT ATATGGAACGGGATCCGAACACCACTCGCTGTACCAGTATCAATTCTCAGGCGCAAGTTCGATTGTCGGGGGTTTCATGCAGACAGAAACACC ATACTATCAGCCAAATCCCAACGCAGCTAACGGCCCATACCCCACCAACTCCAATCTCCATGATCCCGACTATAGTAACTGTCTCGGTGGAAACTGTGATGCTCTTGGTCTTCGAATTCTGAATTCCAAGAATGTGAACATCTACGGGGCTGGGCTATACAGCTTCTTCAACAACTACAGCACCACTTGCTCCACGTTCCCCCTTCCGGAGAATTGCCAAAGTATGATCTTCAGCATTGAGGGCAGTACAAGTGGACTGGTGGTATATGGACTAAACACTGTTGGGACAAGCTATATGATCGTGAAGGATGGTACTGCGTTGGCGACGGTTGGCGACAATCTGGCTACCTATGCTGCTACTATTGCGTACTTCACCTTCTAG